Genomic DNA from Callospermophilus lateralis isolate mCalLat2 chromosome 11, mCalLat2.hap1, whole genome shotgun sequence:
ttaaggGATACCtaacctaaaccataacaatgtcCCTTAAAATTCGATTTGTTGAACATTGTGAAGGCGCCTGTGTTTCACCTGACTGAGTTATTTCTTCCAGTATGCTCCATGATTAGTTGTATAAGTAAATTTCCAGTGCCTTCCCTCCCGCCCTCCATTCCTTCCTTTCTAAATATGAAAGTCTCTTCAGAACACAAAATGTACCTTCTAAATCAAAACTTCTGGAAATTTATGGATTTCCTGGCAACTTCcccataaacattaaaaattttattaatagatgctcaaaattttagaattttctgACTGAATTTCCTTCCTCCTTTCACCTTCTTTAGTTATTGAGGTTTCTATATCATCGTGATCATTTCACTCTCTCGTTTTGGGCTCCCCTCACCTTCTTGGTCTTTGCTCAGAGAACCTGGGAAGCCAACATGGCAGCCTGCATTGCAGGGGGCTGTGGGGCTGCAATCCACCTGGGTCAGAGCGTGGGGGCCGCCAGGGTCCTGCTCCCTGTGCTTGCCCCTGTTTCCTGGCATTCTTGAGTTGGAATTCATTCCTCCATGGGCAAAAACAAATCCTGAAATTTCCAATAGAGAGGAAAAATATGGTACAATAAAGAAGAGCTTGCTCCACATTCCAGTTCTAAGTTGGAAGCATAGTCTACATTTTACCAAGCCAGCCCATGTACCCATGGAATCACCAGTCAGTTTCTGGGAATTTGCACTCAGACATCAGGAAAAGGACTTGGTGCTGCTTTTATCGTTAGGGATAATATTGAAGGACATgctgtttaaaataattttgacctGTATAATCCTCAAGTTTATAAGATCCAAGTGGTCAACTTAGAGAAATGCCAGCTGGTAGCCTAGGATACTGACGAGATGCCCTTCTTGAAAACCACactttagatttgaagatgaaaccgGTGATATCAGAGCCTCATCAAGAGGTTCTGTTAATGAGCTGAAAGTAAAAATGAGGCCTTGTAAGTCCTGGAAATGCCAGGATTTGCATATTAAAGGAATTATATTTGATCTTTTCTTAACTAAAGAACACATGAAAGAAAGTCAGAAGTGCAGTCAGCCACTGCTTGAGTTTGATATGATACAGGAATTTGATACTTCAAAACCTGAAGCTGCAAAATGGGATGAAATTGAAGCATCAAAACATCCCAGTTCTGAAAATGCATTTGATCACTCATCCAGGATGCATTGGTTCTTAAAGGACTTTTTGAAGCCAGTTTAATCccattaataagaaaaaaagtcCTTAAATGAACTCAGCAATTCATTATTTCAtagcactttaaaaataaaatttgcacaccaccaacaacaacaataaaaagagaACATGGGCAGGATATTTCTCTTTgagactcagttttctcatcatCAAAACTTAGGGAAGAATGATTTTTCTTAGCTGGGAAAATGTGTCACAAGATGTACAATAATATCATGTTTATACAAATAAAGGGGTTTATAAGTTTTGGTTTCATAATCCAAAATatgataaaaacattttaaatacaaTACTTTAATTTTccatacattatatatattagCATAGTCATATTTCCAAGTAACAAGTATAATCAACCAAGAgtaaattattatttctaaaattaaaataataataataataaaacttaagatgtcaaaagacaaaacaaataGAAGTTGGGTTTCACACTAACATAGGTTGGGTGTTACATTATTTGAATATGAAAGACATTTTCAGCTCCACCCTTTCCACTTGATCTAAATTGTTCTTCAGAGGACAGACCTGTCTTCTCATTTACCAGAATTAATAAATCATTTATCCTTCCTTTTGTTCTTCTTTGACAACATCTAATTACAGAATGCAAACCCTGGTGTTAACATGATGCATTATTAGCTTGAGCTAAATCAAAGAATAGAGGTTTTATGTGTTCTTTTCAGTATCAAAGTATATGAGGcttataatttcctgttttttacGAGAGCAGGAATGAGAAGGAACACTGAATCTATGTGTAAAGATGTCAATACAGTTAAGGGAAAGCTCAGTAATAACAAGGAGAGTTTATAATAACAAGGAGCAGACCAGAAACCTTATACCATAATTTGGGTGAAGAGTGTGGCATGCAACATATTTTATATCAGTTCACACAGGCATTTAAGTACAGTAATTGCTTTCAGAGAGAATTAAAGTGATGGTAGAGAGGTAAgggtagaaaaaaaatcaaggtacAGATAAAGTTATGAATGGAAAAGTGACTGGAGTGATTATTTTATGTTCCCATGAACTTTATCTAAATGTATAGTGGGGGTGGATTTTTAATTGAATAAAACATTGACGAAGTCAGCCCTTCACTAAGTTTTATTTGGCCATGTACCTTTGGAATTGGCTTGAATCTGTCTAGTACTAAATACTGAGCAATGCAGAATTACAGAAGGGCAATGAGAGGTGCTTTAGTGTAGGAAACAGCTGAAGTGGGAGTCTTAATTCCCCTAAACTCCCATCTAATATTCCTGTCTGGCCAGGATGTAAAAAAGACAGTTCCTGGAGATTACTAATGGAATCTCAGAGAACAAACAAGGCAGGTCCCTGATGGCTTAGGTTGACCTAATGTATAGGAACTTTACAAGGGAGCATAAGCCCAGCAAGACTGCTATACCAGTCCAGTCAGATGCAAGTTAGACGCTCACGGCAAGGAGCTCTGTAGGTATCGCTCCAGAAAAACACCAAAGTACATACGGGAACTTAGCGTATGGAAAGGTGGCATTTGCAATCATTAGGGAAAAGATGTATTGTTTAATAAATGGTTTGGGGTTATGATCAGACCTGATTGCAAACTATTTAAACCTCAAATCTTATATCTGTGTATATTCctaatggagaaaatatttaaaaatacaaagcatcaggggctggggttgtggctcagtggtagggcgcttgtctagcatatgtgaggcactgggttcaattctcagcaccacatataaataaataaaataaagatccattaacaagtaaaaattatttttaaaaaatataaagcatCAGACCTTGAAATTAAAAGATATTATGagatattatttatataaatctTACAACTTACATAATATGACACAAACCCCAGAAATCATAAAATCTGACTGCATCAGATGCAACATGGGGGTAAAGAAAATTTCCTTcacatctgattttgcagaaaggCAGTATAATTGTAATGATTGGAAAATTCGACCAGTGCTGGGCTGGCAGGGAACAAGTCACGGCTCCTCTACTTACTGGTTTTTCTCTTCCCTGGGCCTCAGATCCTCATCTGGAAGAGGGTTGCAGTGGAATGCCTTGTACTGGACTGTTGAGCCTAATAAATGAACCACTCCATATGGAACAGTTGCAAAGTGTGTGCTTGTTACATTGTGGTTCCAGTAAGTGCCCCGCCTACCACACTCAGAGCCCGCAGAAGGAAGGGAAAGgacagcttttctttcttttcttttcttttttctttttttttttttttttgcttatttatttattttattctttttttttttttttggttatttcttttttttttttaattggttgttcaaaacattacaaagctcatgacatatcatctttcatacatttgactcaagtgggttatgaactcccatttttaccccaaatataaattgcagaatcacatcggttacacattcacatttttacataatggcatattagtgactgttgtattctgctacctttcctatcccctactatcccctctcccctcccctcccatcttccctctctacctcatctgctgttgttcaattctctcccttgtcccccccccctttcccctcacaacctcttatatgtaattttgtgtaacattgagggtcatgAGGAAAAGGACAGGGTTTCTATCACTCATCGTATTTGCATTTGGCTCGGGCTCCTGGGAGAACACTGTGCAAATACCCCTCCCTCATCTTTTGATGTAAACGTTTCTTCTTTGTCTCTAAGTAgcctttttttagatccttcctTTTTAGTACAACTTCCCCTTTCTGATTCATctcttaaaatttatatattattgGCTTTTAGGAGGTAGGGGCTATAAATCATATACATAGAAAgtcataaaatatataaacaaagagctaaactgggatatctTACCAAGAGCCCTCTTGCTACATAGGTTGAATGTTGAATGCCCTCGAAAGGCTTAGATGTCCCTGTGGTGCTGTTATTAGGAGGTGGTGGGATCTTTGAGACATGGGACCTATTGGGAAGTCCTTTCATAATCAGGGGCTGTTCCTAAAGGGAACTATGGGACCCcaaccctttcctctttctctcttgctttctGGCCGTGGGGTGAGGAGTGTTTGCTCCTCCATGTGctcctgccacaaagaactgccCCGCCACAGGCACAAAAGTAACCGCCAACTGATGACAGATTAGAGCCCCCAAAAGTATGAACcaaaaaaatttttatctttataagttgattattttAGGTTATTTTGTTATAATGATGTAAAGCTCACACACCTCCTTATGCCACTCTTCCATTCTTTCCAAGTCTCTGCCAAATCTTTCTTTGacgttattttattattattttataataaataaatttattctttATACAAAGATAACAACTTATCTTCACATGTCAATTGCCATTACTTGAGGCTGAGTGTCCGCCTCTAACCCTGTCTCGCTTTAACCTTTTAAACAATATCTCTCCTCCGAAATCCAAGAATGTTTTGGAATTTGTAAAGGTAGATCAAAACAATCGTTCAAAATGTCACAGGCATAAAGAGTACCTTACGTTCCTACCTAAAGGCTTTGCAGAGCTCCCCAACATTACTTCCATAACTCAAAGCCACCTCTCTTCCATTAATCTCAACTTACCTCTCATTTCTCAAAACAGACCCAGCAGTACATCACCTTCATCAATCACAAAGCCAGAGTTAAGTCCAGTCTTAATTGTATGGTCCTTCTTTAAAATCCACTTTCTCTCCATCTATTTGCATGAGATGTGTTCTCAGAGGTCAATATGTGGCCCTTAAAGGCCTTATCAGGTCATTCATTATGCACATATCTCCTTTACGGAAAAACACATTCTACACCAGGTCTTGTCATGAAAGAGGATTAAAGCAGAGTCCCTGCCTTAATGGACTTTGTATTATATGGGGAGCCAACAGACAAATGCATTTGTGATAGAAAATCAAATCATAGAactcatgaaatatataaaacacaaaaaaatcacaacaaAGAAAGAACTTTGTTTTATGTAGAGCCAAAGAAGATATGGAAGGAAAACAGTACTCAGACTCTCCAATTACAGACAACTAAGAGAATGTTGTGTTCACAAGCTACCTGCTCTCCAGGCAAAGGGAATATCCTCAAGGTAATttgttcttttcatattttatatatatatatatatataaaatatgaaaagaacaaatataaaacTATAGCATAATTATAGCTAGATAGATACATATTGCTCTGAATGCTTGTGGCACTAAAAAAGAATCCTTATGTAGCACTATAATCATATGAGGCTTTTGTGTAAACAATAGAAGATATTAAGAAGTGATACTAGAAAATTGCTAGAATTTTTAACTCAGAACATATGAAAATACTTAATAACATGTCAATAAAGAATAAGGATGacatatttttatattccaaaaggtAGATTAAAAATTACTATCTAAATTACCCTACCTCAGCCTGGAGGACAATTCTGACGATAGACCCGGATCACTCCCAGATGACTCCTTAGTCTTTAAAACACTGAGTCACTGTTAACTGCTTCAAGATGCATCTCTGGGTGATGAGAATGAATACAGTTTAGAAATGTCCCGGAATTTCATTAGTTCACTGACCACCTAAAACACCACATGGATAGTGAGCTTCCTCATGTCTCACACCAAACAAGTGGAGCTTCTACTTCCTTTATTCATCCCAGCATTCTGTCTGACCGAATCTTGCATTTATCCACTAGAGAGCCCAGCCCCATCAGAAGCTCTCCCCAAATGACCTCAAGATGAGAAGCAGACCCGAGACCCACCTATGAAACATGATACCCAGAGTCTGAGCCATGTGATGCTACACCCAGGGGAGGAAAGAGAAGAGGTGATTCATGGGAGAACATTAGGGAACTTGAGAAATAGGAAATAATTATCATTATACTTTGGGAGACTTTACTACAAAAATATGATTTATTAAGTGCATTTGTGTCATGTAAACAAAACAAGGAAATTGTCTTTTCATAATTATAGAAATTCCTCAGCTGGGTATAAAAGAGGACAGGCACCAAGAAGACTCCAAAACTCATAACTCATCCTCCTGCAAACCCACCCAGAACCTCCACCCTCTGACACAATGGTCAACTCCTGCTCTGGCTCTGTCTGCTCTGATCAGGGCTGTGGCGAAGGCCTCTGCCAGGAGACCTGCTGCCAGCCCAGCTGCTGCCAGACCACCTGCTGCCGCCCCAGCTGTTGTGGCTCCAGCAGCTGCCGCCCCTGCTGTGGTGGTTCCAGTGACTGTGGCTCTAGCTGCTGtcgccccacctgcctccagaccACCTGCTGTAGGACCACCTGCTGCCGCCCCAGCTGCTGTGGGTCCAGCTGCTGCCGCCCTTGCTGTGGTAGTTCCAGTGGCTGTGGTGGTTCCAGTGGCTGTGGCTCCAGCTGCTGtcgccccacctgcctccagaccACCTGCTGCAGGACCACCTGCTGCCGCCCCAGCTGCTGTGGCTCCAGCAGCTGCCGCCCCTGCTGTGGTGGTTCCAGTGGCTGTGGCTCTAGCTGCTGtcgccccacctgcctccagactACCTGCTGCAGGACCACCTGCTGCCGCCCCTGTGGTGGTTCCAGTGGCTGTGGCTCTAGCTGCTGTCGCCCCACCTGCTGCCAGACCACCTGCTGTCGCCCCACCTGCTGCCAGACCACCTGCTGTCGCCCCAGCTGCTGTGTGTCCAGCTGCTGCCGCCCTACTTGCTGCCAGACCACCTGCTGCCGCCCCACCTGCTccagtggttcttgctgctgaatGCTCTGACCTGTCCTTTCCTGTTCTTCATCAACCAATATTCTCTATGGGATCCACGTCTGAGGCCAGTCATTAAAGGCCGATGGGAAAACCTGTGttccagcgaggattttggtttcCACATAAGCTGCCTTCTGTTCTGCCAGGTTACTATCCCCGCCAACTGAACACAACTTTGAATTTTCCCTAGAGTCTGTCAATTATCAGATCATTCCCATGGAAGTATTTGCTCTCTGTCATATTTTCTACCTTGAATAAATCCAAATTTTTCAGTCATACAAATTCTATGGCATCGTGTCTCCTTATTTTTCCTTCTTCAATTGTTGTCGCCCGACAGTTTTTTGGTAGTTCATCTCTAAAGAACAAAAAGCCCATAGCAGACGATTGAGGTGCTCCACCTCTTCTGTGAGCACCACTCTTTCTAACACAGGAAGGTGTATTAGTGTATACTAATCCATACTCCCTGCCTGAGGACTTTCTCTGAGAAGGCAATTCGAAGCCCACAGGAGCAGAGCTAATCCAGGGAAAGGTGTTGGTGAACAAATGTTCTCTAGCTCAATTCCCCTGGGGTGACTCCTTCCAGTCCTCCACAGGTGCTCCATGGGAGGGATCTCAGCTGCCTCCAGTGGTGTTCTGCTCATTAGGGAACCTTCCACTAGCTTCCCTCACTGCCCTGGGTCATTTCCCAAGTTTCCTATAGTGCTTCCTAGGATCCTTTCCCAAACTGCTTGCTGTCAAACCCCTGTATCTTGGGTTACTCTAGGAGGCACCCCAACTAAGACACCCACATGCCTAATCTCCATGTTGGTGCATTTCAACACTTTTTCATACTGTAGGGATGGTTACCTTGTGTCAGGGTCAAGTCTTGGGTTACTGTGTGATAAACTGGGGGTTGtgctgggattgaattcaggactgATGCATAGTAGAAAGCCctgtaccaccgagctacatccctggcccagAACATTAGTATATCTGAGAGCTAAGAATCAACCACCACGGTAGTTACTctcatcctaaaaaaaaaaaaaaaaagatgtgtttaATGAGAAAAAAGCTGTGTTTAATGAAGTGTCATCTCTGATTTGTGTGCAATTCACTCAAGGAGGAATTAgaaacaagtattttggaagaaaagttgaataaagaaatgcTCTCTAGAGAAATCCAAAAGAAGCTGTGGGAAGCAAGTTAAAGCAATAGATGCATCTGGGCCAAAATGTGCTATCAGTGAATTCTACCCCATCTCCTCCACTCCAAGAAAGTTCTAGAGTGTGAGTGGGAGCACAGCTCTGCCTCTCCTGGAGGCCAGATGGCTGGACTCAGCACAACTTTCCAGGCCTTGCTTTTCTGTATTAGTGTATTCTAACTATTAGGGACATAGCCCGACATGATGGTCATTGGTTTACACATCTACATCATCCTGAAGAACAGGGCTCCATCCTCAGAGGAGGTCATTACCAAGCTGGCACCTCTGCCATGGGTATCAAGAGAGGCTGTCATCACAGGATCTATTCAACTGCTTCCAGAAGGTGAGGAATGGTGCAGGAACAGTGGGCTTCCATGATCacatattaattgtcctacatccTTTGCTATAGGTTTGGGTCTGTTAATCCCAGATGCAGTGATTTAAGTTTCCATAGATCAGATAGATTTGAGGGCCAATCCCATGGTGCTGACTGAGGAGGCCCTGCAAACTAAAAGGCAGACACTTAACCCAGACTAGATGTCCATCTCACTCAGAAACAAATAACCGACCAATGTCCCAGGGGTGGTACCTTACCAGGGTCTCTGTGTTGGACTCTTGATGGATGGTTAGATATCCAGATGAGAATGTCCTGGCATTCTCTCCAGCTGGGACTCTTAAATGTGGCAGTAATGTGGCAAtccttgaatgctttgttgaatttaTCTCCCATCTTCAAGGGCATCTTATGAGGTATCTTTGGTATTTATGTTTCTTGTACATCAGACGTGACTAACCTGATGTCTTGAATATCACAGATCAGTATGGTGTTCTGTGCAGTGTCTAGAATGCCCACTTCATTTTGAATTGTACTGGGTCCAAAAAGATTTACCTAGCCCTGGGTCAAGGCAGGGAGTTGACCCTGATGTTGGTTCCATGTGACCTGGATCCACTCCTGCCTCTCCTTCCTTAGGAATCCTGAAGGTTTTATTTTCAAGTTCAGTTCCCACATAGCCCATTCCAGAGACCATACTGTAGCCAGAACTCTACATCCAGCACATCAGCTTCAGTGGATCTTTTATTTGACAAGTCTTGTGGTCATGCACTGTCAGCAATGATGAGGCATCTGATCTTTGTGGATCCTGAACTAGTGAATTCTCTGCAAATAATATGGGTTTCAATGCCccttcattatttaaatttttgatgGTGGCTCTAAGCTCTAATTTTTATTGACTAGCTTTCTTGTGGGATGGTAGTGAGGGTTGGGCTGTACCTAGGGGTTTTGTCTGGCCTTTTCTACTATAATATTCTTACTCTGTAGTTCAAGGAAAGAATGtgctggggtttttgtttgtgaACAGGTTAAACGACCACCAGATATTTCTGTGGACTCAGTGGACAAAATGTGACACTCACCTGGGCCAAGACTCCAATTATTTTCTGACCATCACAGCCATATTCTAATGGGCACCATGTTGGCATTTTGGATTCCAGTTGTCAGTATCAATTATACATTGCTATCTGGAAATATCCAAATATATGGGTGTTCCTGAATAGATTGCTGAAGGTATCTTAGCAAATGGAATACAGGTAGGTTTTAGAGCTAATATATGTTTGCCATGGTCCCTTCTCCTGAAGGATTGGTCTCTCTGTTCAGGTGATGGGTCGTAGGTCTGACAACTCTATAGGATGCCAGTCTTGCTTTCCATTGGAACAACTCTCTTTAGCCCTTTGTTCATTTTATCTTAACCTCTTAAatttacatatacacatacatatactctAATAGAGATACTAATCCTCAGAGCTTACAATTATGACTATACTATTTTGGGATCCTATTGTGAGGCAATGCATATTCTGCTATTCCTATTCATGGATCCCTATAAGTTGAATACTCTTCTGCCCCAGTTGCCACTTCTAATTTGTGGCCCATCTCATGGCTATCTCCACGTTAATTCTTGCATTTAAATGTCTCCCTCTCGTCTTTGCTATTCTTTAATCTTAACAATTCCCATTGTCCTTGAGGTGCTCAGTTCTAGAACTGTAATTCTTACCACAAGCTCCCATTTTAGAGAAAAGGCGACTGAATTTGTCACTGATAATGCTCAGGGACCTTCTTGCTTGGTCTTGCCTTGCAGTGTTAGTAAACAGAGTCTCACCTGGGAACACAGTCAGCCTGTTGGGTTTTCAGGCCTTGTGATTAGATATATTCTAGTCTATCCCCCTTTATCCAACCTTTAGCCTTTCTGTTTCTTCTGTGGGTTGTGCAGAAACAGATAAATCTGGATGAGCTGTCCACTTTCATGCAAGTATCTTAAAACTTAGGaccttaaaatacatttattatctcacagttttTGTGCATCAACAATAGCTTGGCTGCATTCTCCACTTTGTAGGGTTTACAAGGTCTCAATCAAGAAGTTAGCTCACACTGGGGTCTCCTGTGAGGAGCTGATTCAGAAGGATCAACTGCTCAGTTCAGTCCTGTGGTTGCTGAGGGTATTCCTGGAGGCTATGGGGATGGGAGCCTTGGGGCCTTATTGACTGTGGTGAGGAGGCTGTCCGCGACTCTTTCCCAAGTGCATTACTCCCACACAGCAGCTGGATTCATCAAAGCCAGTGGCAGAGGGAGAGTCTGTAAGAGAAGATGGGCTAGCTAGAGGAAAGCCAGGTCTCTTCTAACTTAATCACTGGATGCTGCCATATGCTGTTGATTAGAAGTAAGTTCAGTCAGGGGAGGAGATTACTCAGACCACCATATTGGTCAGCTTCACATGAGTAAATTCACCACAAAGAGTAAAGTTTCATTTTGCTGACCATTCTGGAGGTTCCTTTCTTTGGGGCCTCTGGCGAGGGCACTGGATGGTAATGCCAGGGAGCACATCCCGGAGTAAACTACTCCTACCACCAgctaggaagaaaacagaaagggctgAGGTCACACAATCCCTTTGGAGGACATGCCCGCACTGACCTGAGAGCTTCCTATGGACCCTCAAAGTCGGCATCATCTCCTCATTTGACCACCCTGGGGACAGAGGCTTGACCACACAGAACATTAGGGATGCACCGTACGTACTCAAAGCACAAACACCATGAACACCAGGAGGCGAGACCACTGGGGCCGCCATTATTGGCTAGTATATAATATGGAGTCAAGAATGCATTGGAAAAGACAGAGTGAGATTCTATTTATGTAAGATCAAAAGGCATGTAAAATGAAACCCCATAGTTTGGGATTACATATGTAGGTGGGTAAAgtgtaaagaaaaacaaaaaaataaataaatttaaaaatcaggatAGTGATTCTTCATGGTGGGGGGAGGGAGATGGATGGGGTCAAAAAAGACATACAGGAGCCCTTTTTGGTGATGGCTACTTTCTTTTTGGACTTGAACTTTGAGGGCATAGATACTTgcttaataattataattatgtgCCTTGTATACTTTTCACTATATTTATGATTTTCATAATAAAGAgtgttgaggggctggggatgtggctcaagcggtagcgcgcttgcctggcatgtgtgcggcccaggttcgattctcagcaccacatacaaacaaagatgttgtgtctgccgaaaactaaaaaataaatatttaaaaaaaaatctctctctctctctctccccatctctcactctctctttaaaaaaataaataaaaaaaaaaaaataaagagtgttGATAATTCCAGAGAACTGAAATGTTCTCTCAAAGATTAAAAATAAGTTTAGATAACCaatgaatgaatatatttgaaggaCATAAAGAAATCCAATCAATGGAAGGTGTATATTTAATTACtatatttttccacattttttattggtgctttatagttgtacatattgatgggatttattgttatgtattcctacatgcacacaatatacacTATAAAATCTAACTTGACCAATATCTATTACTTTAAATATTACTCTGATTACCTATACCACTTCTTATCAAGATTGgaaatactgtgtgtgtgtgtgtgtgtgtgtgtgtgtgtgtgtgtgttgtaaaaTGTTTAAATGGAACTTGATTTCAGTTGTAAAGTAAACTAGTTGAATTGAAAATATGTTAATTTTCCTGCCAGACCTGGTGGCGCACTCctctaatcctagcagctcaggaggctgagtcagggggatcatgagttcaaagccagcctcagcaatttaggaaagccctaagcaactcagtgagatcctgtttctaaataaaatataaaaaatcctgggaatgtggctcagtggttgagtacctttgggttcaatccccagtataaaaaaaaaaaaaaagttaattttccTATCCATTAAACATTGCTACTATATCTCTATTTAAATCATGATGTTATAATAACAGCATAGTTCACCTCCTTTTTAGCTATGAACACAAAACCTATGATGTAtttattatctctataattatattaaaatgaattatactgtcatgtataatgaaaagaaccaattaaaaaaggtTGTGCACTAATATTATGTAAGTAACATCTGACAAGAAGTCTGCTTTGCATGCCATTCTTTAAAGAATATACTAACAGGATGTGTCCATTCTGCTCCCAGACATAACCCAATTCCTTGATGGTGCTTGCAAATATCAGTTAGGTCCACCTCATTCAAATTTCTTTGTAgtctctttaatttattttttattagttgtttttagttgtacataacagtaggattcattttgacatagagataaaagcatggaatataatttgctctaattcagttttTGTTCTTCTGCCCATTGCACtctaaaaagacaaggaaaaattgGTTAGAGGGAAAAAAATTACTCTCCATCTCCTGCACTGTCAACAAAGAGGTACAGTTTGGCTAGAACTCAGATAATTTTTAAGTATGGTCTGGATGTTAACTAATTCATTCTATTTTAATAGACCCTGGACAAAATTTAGCACGAAGTACTTAGAGTGATGCATCTCCTGTTCTGGTTTCCTCCTTCGAAACCCATTGTGCACAGGAATTCCATTGTGCTTTGTGCTGTGCTGGACCGTTCTGGTCCATGTGGGTCTGTTGGTTTTAGTGCTAGGGGGAAATGAA
This window encodes:
- the LOC143410997 gene encoding uncharacterized protein LOC143410997 isoform X4, which encodes MVNSCSGSVCSDQGCGEGLCQETCCQPSCCQTTCCRPSCCGSSSCRPCCGGSSDCGSSCCRPTCLQTTCCRTTCCRPSCCGTTCCRPSCCGSSSCRPCCGGSSGCGSSCCRPTCLQTTCCRTTCCRPCGGSSGCGSSCCRPTCCQTTCCRPTCCQTTCCRPSCCVSSCCRPTCCQTTCCRPTCSSGSCC
- the LOC143410997 gene encoding uncharacterized protein LOC143410997 isoform X3, which codes for MVNSCSGSVCSDQGCGEGLCQETCCQPSCCQTTCCRPSCCGSSSCRPCCGGSSDCGSSCCRPTCLQTTCCRTTCCRPSCCGSSCCRPCCGSSSCCGSSSCRPCCGGSSGCGSSCCRPTCLQTTCCRTTCCRPCGGSSGCGSSCCRPTCCQTTCCRPTCCQTTCCRPSCCVSSCCRPTCCQTTCCRPTCSSGSCC
- the LOC143410997 gene encoding uncharacterized protein LOC143410997 isoform X2, which produces MVNSCSGSVCSDQGCGEGLCQETCCQPSCCQTTCCRPSCCGSSSCRPCCGGSSDCGSSCCRPTCLQTTCCRTTCCRPSCCGGCGSSCCRPTCLQTTCCRTTCCRPSCCGSSSCRPCCGGSSGCGSSCCRPTCLQTTCCRTTCCRPCGGSSGCGSSCCRPTCCQTTCCRPTCCQTTCCRPSCCVSSCCRPTCCQTTCCRPTCSSGSCC
- the LOC143410997 gene encoding uncharacterized protein LOC143410997 isoform X1; translated protein: MVNSCSGSVCSDQGCGEGLCQETCCQPSCCQTTCCRPSCCGSSSCRPCCGGSSDCGSSCCRPTCLQTTCCRTTCCRPSCCGSSCCRPCCGSSSGCGGSSGCGSSCCRPTCLQTTCCRTTCCRPSCCGSSSCRPCCGGSSGCGSSCCRPTCLQTTCCRTTCCRPCGGSSGCGSSCCRPTCCQTTCCRPTCCQTTCCRPSCCVSSCCRPTCCQTTCCRPTCSSGSCC